Proteins encoded together in one Telopea speciosissima isolate NSW1024214 ecotype Mountain lineage unplaced genomic scaffold, Tspe_v1 Tspe_v1.0990, whole genome shotgun sequence window:
- the LOC122648408 gene encoding cytochrome P450 86A2-like — translation METSTAILLLVAIAAYLLWFTSISRSLRGPRVWPLLGSLPGVIQNYDRLHDWIVENLRAYGGTCQTCICPIPFLVRKQGLVTVTCDPKNLEHVLKTRFDNYPKGPTAQAVFHDLFGESIFNSDGDTWLVQRKTAALEFTPRRVRETIARWVNRAIKLRFCPILKTAQVESMTVDLQDLFLRLTFDTTCGLAFGKDPQTLYPGLPENWFGSAFDRALELILQRFIFPQVIWKLKKWLRLGQEATLRQSICHVEKYLSNVIETRKLEQNHGAGGEKGNPHDDMLSRFMDKHSDSSLQHVVLSFILAGRDTSSSALSWFFWLLTLNPKVEEKILREMCTVLMETRGGDDDDETSKWLEEPLVFDEVERLVYLKAALSETLRLYPSVPQAMKYVVTDDVLPDGTFVAAGSKIMYSIYSAGRMEWTWGEDCMEFRPERWLSADEKSYEAKDEFKYVAFNAGPRICLGKELAIMQMMSIATAVLLRHRLTLAPGHRVEQKITLILVMKNGLMVNVHHRDLMAIAAAIRKEREGAAAG, via the coding sequence ATGGAGACATCAACGGCTATACTGCTCTTGGTTGCCATCGCCGCATATTTACTCTGGTTCACCTCTATCTCGCGTTCGTTGAGGGGTCCGCGGGTGTGGCCTTTACTAGGTAGTCTCCCGGGGGTGATCCAGAACTACGACCGCTTGCACGATTGGATCGTTGAGAATCTTCGGGCGTATGGTGGCACGTGCCAAACCTGCATCTGCCCTATTCCTTTCCTGGTACGAAAACAAGGCCTGGTGACTGTCACGTGCGATCCCAAGAATTTGGAGCACGTATTAAAAACCCGCTTCGACAATTATCCAAAAGGCCCCACCGCGCAAGCCGTGTTCCACGATCTATTTGGCGAAAGCATCTTCAACTCCGATGGTGACACGTGGCTAGTTCAGAGGAAGACTGCTGCACTAGAGTTCACCCCCCGGAGAGTGCGAGAAACCATTGCTCGGTGGGTGAACCGAGCCATCAAGCTGCGATTCTGCCCAATTCTTAAAACGGCCCAAGTGGAATCTATGACCGTGGATCTTCAAGACCTCTTCCTCCGATTAACCTTCGATACCACATGTGGACTAGCTTTCGGCAAGGACCCTCAAACCCTGTACCCGGGTCTACCAGAGAACTGGTTCGGATCAGCTTTTGACCGAGCTCTCGAGCTCATCCTGCAGCGCTTCATCTTCCCCCAAGTCATatggaaattgaagaaatggCTTCGGCTAGGGCAGGAGGCTACCCTGAGACAGAGCATCTGCCACGTGGAAAAGTACCTATCCAATGTCATCGAGACACGTAAGCTGGAGCAGAATCACGGGGCCGGAGGAGAGAAGGGGAATCCACACGACGACATGCTGTCCAGGTTCATGGATAAGCACTCCGACTCCTCCCTCCAACACGTGGTACTCAGCTTCATCCTAGCTGGACGAGACACGTCATCATCGGCGCTGAGCTGGTTCTTCTGGTTGCTGACGCTGAACCCAAAAGTGGAGGAGAAGATCTTGCGTGAGATGTGCACGGTTCTGATGGAGACACGTGGTGGCGATGATGACGACGAGACGTCAAAGTGGTTGGAGGAGCCGTTGGTGTTCGACGAGGTTGAACGGCTGGTGTACCTGAAAGCAGCATTGTCAGAAACCCTCCGGTTGTACCCCTCGGTGCCGCAAGCCATGAAGTACGTGGTTACAGACGACGTGTTACCGGACGGCACATTCGTAGCGGCGGGTTCAAAGATAATGTACTCGATATACTCAGCGGGGAGGATGGAGTGGACGTGGGGAGAGGATTGCATGGAATTCCGGCCGGAGAGGTGGTTGTCAGCAGACGAGAAGAGTTACGAAGCGAAGGATGAGTTCAAGTACGTGGCGTTCAATGCAGGGCCCAGGATCTGTTTAGGGAAGGAATTGGCTATTATGCAAATGATGTCCATCGCAACCGCGGTGTTGCTTAGGCACCGGCTGACGTTAGCACCAGGGCACCGTGTGGAGCAGAAGATTACGTTGATTCTGGTCATGAAGAATGGGTTGATGGTAAATGTGCACCATAGAGATCTCATGGCCATTGCCGCTGCAATTCGCAAGGAGAGGGAAGGAGCAGCCGCCGGTTGA